The sequence CCCGTTCCACCTCGGCCTGCACCTGCCGGAAGAAATGGCGTGCATTGTAAAGCCCTGTCAGTTCGTCGGTCAAACTCAGCTCCTTGTAGCGCATCTCGCTGCGCCGCAGATCCTCCTCGATGCGTTTGCGGGCGATGATCTCCTGACGTAATTCAGCGGTTCGACGCTGCACCTCTTCTTCCAGATGTTCCCGGTAAAGCCTGTTTTCCCTCTTCAAATGCACCTTTTCAATGCTTTTGTTCACGGAGTGCAGCACGAATTCCAGATTGAGAAAGGGCTTGACCAGAAAATCCCACGCGCCCCGGCGCAAGCTCTCGATGGCGTCGTCGGTGGACCCGACCCCGGAAATGACAATGAGGCCCGTTTCGTCATCCCGGGAAGAAATATGCTTGAGCACGTCCAATCCGGACAGGTCCGGCAGCTTGAGATCAAGAAGCACCAGATCCGGAAGTTCGGAGTTGTACAGGTCGAGGGCCTTGGTGCCCGTATCGGCCAGAATGACCTCGTGACCTTGTTCGCGCAAAAAGTCGCCGAGCAACTCAAGCAACGTCGGTTCGTCATCGACAAGCAGGATACGGGCTTTCTGTGGGCTCATATTCAGGCCGGGGTTACAAGTGTATAGAAACGGATTACTGATAAACCGTATGAGATGTAAGACA is a genomic window of Desulfomicrobium baculatum DSM 4028 containing:
- a CDS encoding GGDEF domain-containing response regulator, which encodes MSPQKARILLVDDEPTLLELLGDFLREQGHEVILADTGTKALDLYNSELPDLVLLDLKLPDLSGLDVLKHISSRDDETGLIVISGVGSTDDAIESLRRGAWDFLVKPFLNLEFVLHSVNKSIEKVHLKRENRLYREHLEEEVQRRTAELRQEIIARKRIEEDLRRSEMRYKELSLTDELTGLYNARHFFRQVQAEVERATRYNSPLSLCVIDIDKFKRYNDTYGHLCGDAVLAELGRLIQKLIRDADSAYRYGGEEFIIVLPETPREEAARVAERIRTTFFEHSFYPKNAQGVHVSLSLGVTSYCPGESVSDLVDRADQNMYAAKKCGRNTTVCK